Genomic window (Rathayibacter sp. VKM Ac-2760):
CGAGCGGCAGGAGGGTGCCCCCGGCAGGACTCGAACCTGCGACCGTCAGATTAGAAGGCTGCTGCTCTATCCGCTGAGCTACGGGGGCGCACCGCCAGGGTACTACGGGGCCTCGGCGCGACGACCGCGCCACGGCGCCGGCCGCCGAGTCGGGTCAGGCGCCCTGGACGAGCCCCAGCACACCGACGACGAGGGAGACCGCCGCGAGCACGAGCGAGATCCCGATCAGGACGGTGTGCACGCGGAGGAAGGTCGTCGCGCGACCGGAGGCGTCGCGGGCCCGCGGGTCCTTCCGCACGCGGCGGAGGAAGGGCGGCCAGACGACGGCGTTCCAGACGGCGTTGGCGATCAGCAGCCAGCAGACGAGGGTCATCACGGGGATCGAGTCTAGGAGGCGTCGTCGCCGCTCCGGCCGTGTCGGCGCCCGCGGATAGACTTCGGCGCATGAGTAGTGCGCCCGATCGTCTTGTCTGGATCGACTGCGAGATGACGGGTCTCGACCTCGACGTCGACGAGCTCGTCGAGATCGCCGTGATCGTCACCGACTTCGATCTCGAACCCCTCGACGAGGGGCTGTCGATCGTGATCCGCCCCGACGCGTCGGCGCTGGAGAACATGGGCGACTTCGTCAGGAACATGCACGAGACCTCGGGCCTCCTGACGGAGATCCCGAACGGCGTGAGCGTCGCCGACGCCGAGTACCAGGTGCTCGAGTACGTGCTCAAGCACGTCCCCGCCGAGCAGCAGGCTCCGCTGGCCGGCAACTCGATCGGCACCGACCGCGCCTTCCTGGTCAAGTTCATGCCGCGCCTCGACTCGCACCTGCACTACCGCAACGTCGACGTCTCGACGGTGAAGGAGCTG
Coding sequences:
- the orn gene encoding oligoribonuclease — protein: MSSAPDRLVWIDCEMTGLDLDVDELVEIAVIVTDFDLEPLDEGLSIVIRPDASALENMGDFVRNMHETSGLLTEIPNGVSVADAEYQVLEYVLKHVPAEQQAPLAGNSIGTDRAFLVKFMPRLDSHLHYRNVDVSTVKELARRWFPRIYFNAPAKHGGHRALADILESIRELRYYRRAAFVGEPGPTTAEVQAVSAAVVDEFASRM